In Numidum massiliense, a single genomic region encodes these proteins:
- a CDS encoding NAD-dependent epimerase/dehydratase family protein encodes MKSLQQLEEVLTEPSAALVADLATLDGDLLILGAGGKMGPSLAVLAKKAFQEAGVAKRVIGMSRFSDDSEMKKLEARGIEAIMGDLLDDEQLAALPDVKNVIYMAGNKFGTTGNEHFSWAMNTYLPGKIAEKYKNSRIVAFSTGNVYPLTPVKQGGATEDDPTGPIGEYAQSCLGRERIFEHFSRKYGTPLTIFRLNYAIDLRYGVLLEVAKAVKSGQPIDLSMGHVNVIWQGDANEMALRALTVADTPPCVLNIAGPETISVRWLAEQFGNHFGTKPHFVNEEQETALLNNASKAHQLFGYPRVTLRQMIDWVAAWVQADGPTHDKPTHFQERQGAF; translated from the coding sequence ATGAAATCTTTACAACAATTAGAAGAAGTCTTAACGGAACCGTCTGCGGCACTCGTCGCCGATCTCGCGACATTAGACGGTGATCTTCTCATTTTAGGTGCCGGTGGAAAAATGGGCCCGAGTCTTGCGGTGTTAGCGAAGAAAGCGTTTCAGGAGGCAGGAGTCGCCAAGCGCGTCATCGGGATGTCCCGTTTTTCGGATGACAGTGAAATGAAAAAGTTGGAAGCGCGCGGCATTGAAGCGATTATGGGAGATTTACTCGACGACGAACAACTTGCCGCTCTACCCGACGTAAAAAATGTGATTTATATGGCTGGCAACAAATTTGGCACGACTGGCAACGAACATTTTAGCTGGGCGATGAACACGTACTTACCGGGAAAAATCGCGGAAAAGTACAAGAACTCCCGCATCGTCGCCTTTTCTACCGGAAACGTTTATCCGCTCACACCGGTGAAACAAGGCGGTGCGACGGAAGACGACCCGACGGGGCCGATCGGCGAATACGCACAGTCTTGCTTAGGGCGGGAGCGTATCTTTGAACACTTTTCACGTAAATACGGCACGCCACTGACGATATTCCGCCTCAACTACGCCATCGACTTGCGTTACGGCGTCTTATTAGAAGTGGCTAAAGCCGTCAAATCCGGGCAACCGATCGACCTCAGTATGGGACACGTCAATGTCATTTGGCAAGGAGATGCGAACGAAATGGCGCTGCGGGCGTTAACCGTAGCCGACACGCCGCCGTGTGTGTTAAACATCGCTGGACCGGAAACGATTTCTGTTCGCTGGTTGGCGGAACAATTCGGCAACCACTTCGGAACGAAACCTCACTTCGTCAATGAAGAGCAGGAGACAGCCCTCTTAAACAACGCGTCTAAGGCACACCAGCTGTTCGGTTATCCGCGGGTTACGCTCCGCCAGATGATCGACTGGGTCGCCGCATGGGTGCAAGCTGACGGCCCGACACACGATAAACCGACCCATTTCCAAGAAAGACAAGGAGCGTTTTAA
- the dcd gene encoding dCTP deaminase has product MSIKSDKWIRTMARDYKMIDPFIDRNVGKGEAISFGLSSYGYDLRVADEFKIFHNALCSVIDPKEISSDSFIDFKGDVAIIPPNSFALARSVEYFRIPTNVLAICVGKSTYARCGIITNVTPFEPGWEGHVTLEISNTTPLPAKIYANEGLCQVLFLEGDEHCEISYKQKQGKYQNQQGITLPRV; this is encoded by the coding sequence GTGAGCATTAAATCGGACAAATGGATTCGTACGATGGCGCGCGACTATAAAATGATCGATCCGTTTATCGACCGCAACGTCGGTAAAGGGGAAGCGATCAGTTTCGGTCTAAGCAGTTACGGGTATGACTTGCGCGTTGCTGATGAATTTAAAATTTTTCATAACGCGTTATGTTCAGTGATCGATCCGAAAGAAATTAGTTCTGATTCGTTTATCGATTTTAAAGGCGACGTAGCGATTATCCCACCGAATTCGTTTGCCTTAGCGCGTTCAGTGGAGTACTTTCGCATTCCGACAAACGTGCTGGCGATCTGCGTCGGGAAATCGACGTATGCGCGCTGCGGGATCATCACGAACGTCACCCCGTTCGAACCTGGCTGGGAAGGCCATGTGACGTTAGAAATTTCCAACACGACCCCGTTACCGGCTAAAATTTATGCTAACGAAGGATTATGTCAAGTGTTATTTTTAGAGGGCGACGAACATTGCGAAATTTCTTATAAACAAAAGCAGGGAAAATATCAAAACCAGCAAGGTATTACGTTGCCGCGCGTTTAG
- a CDS encoding DUF3139 domain-containing protein, with the protein MKKSVVISVVLVGITVVAVFGYGFYFMLNGDPTELSALEKEVTTYLTKEKSYKKDELLKVEAGYNDKIAKGYHVEVVFRDEPDVHYLYWRKDDKISQKGIEDTSVNKRASFKHKE; encoded by the coding sequence TTGAAAAAAAGTGTCGTTATCTCCGTCGTCCTAGTAGGGATTACGGTAGTTGCGGTGTTTGGGTACGGCTTTTATTTTATGTTGAATGGCGACCCGACAGAATTAAGTGCGTTAGAGAAGGAAGTTACCACATATTTAACGAAGGAAAAATCGTATAAAAAAGATGAGCTCCTCAAAGTAGAAGCTGGTTACAACGATAAAATAGCGAAAGGTTACCACGTCGAAGTCGTTTTTCGCGATGAACCGGACGTACACTACTTATACTGGCGCAAAGACGACAAAATCTCGCAAAAAGGGATTGAAGATACGTCAGTGAACAAACGAGCGAGCTTTAAGCATAAAGAGTAA
- a CDS encoding GerMN domain-containing protein, which translates to MKKIVKFVFALSLVALVLAACSAPTGTDPGNSVNEDEANRQEETTGDRTGKTETNRTEKNESNRVKENESNRTEKDKSNGESTSLEKNATKAAVKRGVTLYFSDDQLMEMYGEKRQIEAKTEDDLPKAALTAWLRGPEHEQLTSILPSDVTVLDVAIEGETATVNLSKAIQNANLGSGGEQFVLDQVALIMLQFGASHTQLLIDGQIEQTLAGHMTISEPYKAPDPAQFKIVE; encoded by the coding sequence TTGAAAAAAATTGTCAAATTCGTGTTCGCGTTATCGCTCGTCGCACTCGTCTTAGCTGCATGTAGCGCACCGACGGGAACTGATCCTGGGAACAGCGTGAACGAAGACGAAGCAAACCGTCAGGAAGAAACGACGGGGGATCGTACGGGAAAAACAGAAACTAATCGTACAGAGAAAAATGAAAGTAATCGTGTGAAGGAAAACGAAAGTAACCGTACGGAAAAGGACAAAAGTAACGGAGAATCGACTAGTTTAGAAAAAAATGCGACTAAAGCAGCCGTCAAACGCGGGGTCACTTTGTACTTTTCGGACGATCAGTTGATGGAAATGTACGGAGAAAAGCGGCAAATCGAAGCAAAGACAGAGGATGACCTGCCGAAAGCGGCTCTTACAGCGTGGCTTCGAGGTCCCGAGCACGAGCAGTTAACGAGTATTCTGCCGTCAGATGTCACCGTGCTAGACGTTGCCATTGAAGGTGAAACGGCGACAGTCAATTTGTCTAAAGCGATCCAAAACGCGAACCTCGGCTCGGGTGGCGAGCAGTTCGTGTTGGACCAAGTCGCATTAATTATGCTGCAGTTTGGCGCATCGCACACGCAACTTCTCATTGATGGACAAATCGAACAAACGTTAGCGGGTCATATGACAATCTCCGAGCCATACAAGGCACCAGATCCGGCTCAATTTAAAATCGTCGAATAG
- a CDS encoding homocysteine synthase, with the protein MSEQKQYKFDTLAVHAGQQPDPATNALAVPIYQTSSYVFNDTEHAANLFALKEPGNIYTRIMNPTHDKFEQRIAALEGGAAALATASGQAAITYAILNIAKQGDEVVSASSLYGGTYNLFVHTLPRLGIKVRLVDPSDPENFRRAITANTRLVYAEAIGNPKIDVLDVEAVAAIAHESGIPFIVDNTFPSPYLLRPIEFGADIVVHSATKYIGGHGTSIGGVIVDSGKFDWTNGKFPELTEPDPSYHGLVYTEAAGSLAYIIKARVQLMRDLGAAVSPFNSFLFLQGLETLHLRMERHSANALKVAQFLAAHDRVAWVNYPGLPSDPNYEKAQKYLPKGQGAILTFGIDGGLEAGKKLIDNVALFYHLANVGDAKSLIIHPASTTHQQLTPEEQAASGVSPEMVRLSIGIEDVDDIIADLDQALNRSQA; encoded by the coding sequence ATGAGTGAGCAAAAACAGTACAAATTTGACACACTGGCGGTGCACGCCGGGCAACAACCTGATCCGGCGACTAACGCTCTCGCCGTACCGATTTACCAAACGTCTTCCTACGTATTCAACGATACGGAGCACGCGGCTAATTTGTTCGCCTTGAAAGAACCGGGCAACATTTATACGCGCATTATGAATCCGACCCACGACAAGTTTGAGCAGCGTATTGCCGCCCTTGAAGGAGGCGCAGCCGCGCTGGCGACGGCGTCGGGGCAAGCGGCGATTACGTACGCCATTTTAAACATCGCCAAACAAGGCGATGAAGTCGTGTCCGCGAGCAGCTTGTACGGCGGCACGTACAACTTGTTCGTGCATACGTTGCCGCGGTTAGGGATTAAGGTGCGCTTAGTCGACCCGTCGGACCCGGAAAACTTCCGGCGCGCCATTACCGCCAACACGCGGCTCGTCTACGCGGAGGCGATCGGCAACCCGAAGATTGACGTACTAGACGTCGAAGCGGTAGCGGCGATCGCTCACGAGAGCGGCATTCCTTTCATCGTCGACAACACGTTTCCTTCGCCGTACTTACTGCGGCCGATCGAGTTTGGCGCCGATATCGTCGTCCACTCGGCGACGAAGTACATCGGCGGGCACGGCACGTCGATCGGCGGGGTGATCGTCGATTCCGGTAAGTTTGATTGGACGAATGGCAAATTCCCCGAACTGACAGAACCGGATCCGAGTTACCACGGACTCGTATACACCGAAGCCGCTGGCTCGCTCGCCTACATTATTAAGGCGCGTGTGCAGTTAATGCGCGATTTAGGCGCAGCCGTGTCGCCGTTTAACTCGTTTTTATTCTTACAAGGGTTAGAGACGCTGCATTTGCGCATGGAACGCCATAGCGCCAACGCGCTCAAAGTTGCGCAGTTCCTCGCCGCCCACGATCGCGTTGCCTGGGTAAATTACCCCGGCCTGCCAAGCGATCCAAACTACGAGAAAGCACAAAAATACTTGCCGAAAGGGCAAGGCGCCATCCTGACGTTTGGCATCGACGGTGGCTTAGAAGCCGGTAAGAAGTTGATCGACAACGTGGCGTTGTTTTACCACCTGGCGAACGTCGGCGATGCGAAGTCGCTCATCATTCACCCGGCGAGCACGACGCACCAGCAGCTGACACCGGAAGAACAAGCGGCAAGCGGCGTATCGCCGGAAATGGTGCGCCTCTCGATCGGCATCGAAGATGTCGATGACATTATTGCCGATTTGGATCAAGCGCTAAACCGGAGCCAAGCGTAA